A DNA window from Xyrauchen texanus isolate HMW12.3.18 chromosome 6, RBS_HiC_50CHRs, whole genome shotgun sequence contains the following coding sequences:
- the LOC127645815 gene encoding tropomyosin alpha-4 chain-like, whose translation MSINSLDAVKRKIQSLQQQADDAEDRAQILHRELDNERDLREKAEGDVADLNRRIQLVEEELDQTQERLATALQKLEEAEKAADESERGIKVIENRAMKDEDKMEIQEVQLKEAKHIAEEADRKYEEVARKLVILEGELQRAEERAEISELKGGDLEEELKNLTNNLKSLEAQTEKYCEKEDRNEDEIKVLSEKLKEAETRADFAERKVANLEKTIDDLEECHAQAKQQNLEMNEVLDQTLQELNSL comes from the exons ATGTCGATAAATTCATTAGACGCGGTGAAGCGGAAGATCCAGTCGCTGCAGCAACAGGCGGATGATGCGGAGGACAGAGCGCAAATTCTGCACAGAGAACTGGACAATGAACGAGATCTGCGGGAGAAA GCAGAAGGGGATGTTGCCGATCTGAACCGCAGAATCCAGCTGGTTGAAGAAGAACTGGACCAAACTCAGGAGAGACTGGCCACTGCGCTACAGAAACTCGAGGAAGCAGAGAAAGCAGCTGATGAGAGCGAGAg GGGAATAAAGGTTATTGAAAATCGTGCGATGAAAGATGAAGACAAGATGGAAATTCAGGAAGTGCAACTGAAAGAAGCCAAACACATCGCAGAGGAGGCAGACCGCAAATATGAGGAG gtggCTCGTAAGCTGGTGATTTTAGAGGGTGAATTGCAGAGAGCAGAAGAGAGAGCGGAGATTTCTGAACT tAAAGGCGGAGATCTGGAAGAGGAACTGAAAAATTTAACTAATAACCTCAAATCTTTAGAAGCCCAAACAGAGAAG TACTGCGAGAAAGAGGACAGAAATGAAGATGAAATCAAAGTTCTCTCTGAAAAGTTGAAAGAG GCGGAGACACGTGCCGACTTTGCAGAAAGAAAGGTGGCAAATCTGGAAAAGACCATCGATGACCTGGAAG AGTGTCACGCTCAGGCAAAACAGCAGAATCTGGAGATGAATGAAGTTCTGGATCAAACACTTCAAGAGCTCAACAGCTTGTGA